One region of Bosea sp. 29B genomic DNA includes:
- a CDS encoding nitrate reductase yields the protein MRHDAPLAPAATCTTCPYCGVGCGVKATPDGLGGASIAGDADHPANRGRLCSKGSALGETLGLGSRVLYPLKRNLAGGYDRVGWDEALDAVAAGLRAIAAEHGPEAIAFYLSGQLLTEDYYVANKLAKGFIGTPHVDTNSRLCMSSTVAAQRRVFGSDTVPGAYEDFDSADLIVLVGSNTAWCHPVLFRRMQDNRRERGARVVVLDPRVSATAEDADMVLTLRPGSDAALFAGLLVHLADRGLVDRSYVIRHIAGFDAALANAREIAPDVAAVSIVTGLKPEEIAAFYELWASTPHVVTAWSQGVNQSAQGTDKVAAILNCHLATGRIGRPGCGPFSLTGQPNAMGGREVGGLANMLAAHMGYGADEIDRVRRFWQAPNIVRHEGLKAVQMLDAVAERRIRAMWVMATNPAVSLPDADKVRAALAGLDLFIVSENVLSNDTLAARPHYILPAAAWGEKDGTVTNSERRISRQRAFLSLPGEVKPDWWIICEVARRLGFGEAFAYAGPREIYAEHAALSTFENDGTRDFDIGAHAGLDKAGYDGLVPVQWPVPVHRPQGTARLFGDGNFFGPGHRAQMRPLAASKLAAQASEAFPLLLNTGRVRDHWHTMTRTGLSPRLSAHIAEPSVYLHSSEITRFGLVEGGFARLASAHGSAVLKVIADDGVSPGELFAPIHWSGETASDARIGALTQPLCDPFSGQPEMKATPVAVTPVTYRFEGFVLSREPFAMPAGSWWSRLAVQGGEGRLFATDASVDAIASLVREHFDADELTELIDRDGGSYRCAVLREGRLLAALFLAPAGRAPLWDTVKAVFADPAATVASRLALLAGRNPGGSDPGATVCACFGVGLNAIRAAFVAGAATAEEIGVQLKAGTNCGSCLPEIRRIGAQARVIEAA from the coding sequence ATGCGCCACGACGCTCCCCTCGCTCCGGCCGCGACCTGCACGACCTGCCCCTATTGCGGGGTCGGCTGCGGCGTGAAGGCGACGCCGGACGGGCTGGGCGGCGCCTCCATCGCCGGAGATGCCGACCACCCGGCCAATCGCGGCCGGCTCTGCTCCAAGGGCTCCGCCCTCGGCGAGACGCTGGGGCTCGGCAGCCGCGTGCTGTACCCGCTGAAGCGCAACCTGGCCGGCGGCTATGACAGGGTCGGCTGGGACGAGGCGCTCGATGCCGTCGCGGCCGGTTTGCGGGCGATCGCGGCCGAGCATGGCCCCGAGGCGATCGCCTTCTACCTCTCCGGCCAGCTCCTGACCGAGGACTATTACGTCGCCAACAAGCTGGCGAAGGGCTTCATCGGCACGCCCCATGTCGACACCAATTCGCGGCTCTGCATGTCGTCGACGGTCGCGGCCCAGCGCCGGGTCTTCGGCTCCGACACGGTGCCCGGCGCCTATGAGGATTTCGACAGCGCCGACCTGATCGTCCTCGTCGGTTCGAACACCGCCTGGTGCCATCCGGTCCTGTTCCGGCGGATGCAGGACAACCGGCGCGAACGCGGCGCGCGCGTCGTGGTCCTCGATCCGCGGGTCTCCGCGACCGCGGAAGACGCCGATATGGTTCTGACGCTGAGACCCGGCTCCGACGCCGCGCTCTTCGCAGGGCTGCTCGTCCATCTCGCCGATCGCGGTCTCGTCGACCGCAGCTATGTCATACGCCATATCGCCGGCTTCGACGCGGCGCTCGCCAATGCGCGGGAGATCGCGCCTGACGTCGCCGCGGTTTCCATCGTCACCGGCCTGAAGCCTGAGGAGATCGCGGCCTTCTACGAGCTTTGGGCGAGCACGCCCCACGTCGTCACCGCCTGGAGCCAGGGCGTCAACCAGTCGGCGCAAGGGACCGACAAGGTCGCTGCGATCCTGAACTGCCACCTCGCCACCGGCCGGATCGGGCGGCCCGGCTGCGGCCCTTTCTCCTTGACCGGCCAGCCCAATGCCATGGGCGGGCGCGAGGTCGGCGGCCTCGCCAACATGCTCGCCGCCCATATGGGCTATGGCGCAGACGAGATCGATCGGGTCCGCCGCTTCTGGCAGGCTCCCAATATTGTCCGCCATGAGGGCCTGAAGGCCGTCCAGATGCTCGATGCAGTCGCCGAGCGCCGTATCCGCGCGATGTGGGTGATGGCGACCAACCCGGCTGTCTCCCTGCCGGATGCCGACAAGGTCCGCGCCGCGCTCGCCGGTCTCGATCTCTTCATCGTCTCCGAGAACGTGCTCTCGAACGATACGCTGGCGGCCAGGCCGCATTACATCCTGCCGGCCGCCGCCTGGGGCGAGAAGGACGGCACCGTCACCAATTCCGAGCGCCGCATCTCGCGCCAGCGCGCTTTCCTGTCGCTGCCGGGCGAGGTGAAGCCCGACTGGTGGATCATCTGCGAAGTCGCCAGGCGCCTCGGTTTCGGCGAGGCCTTCGCCTATGCCGGCCCGCGCGAGATCTATGCCGAGCATGCGGCGCTCTCGACCTTCGAGAACGACGGCACGCGCGATTTCGACATCGGCGCCCATGCCGGCCTCGACAAGGCCGGCTATGACGGGCTGGTCCCGGTGCAATGGCCCGTGCCTGTCCATCGGCCACAGGGCACTGCGCGGCTCTTCGGCGATGGGAATTTCTTCGGCCCGGGACATCGTGCACAGATGCGTCCGCTCGCCGCATCGAAACTAGCGGCCCAGGCCAGCGAGGCCTTCCCGCTGCTGCTCAATACCGGCCGCGTGCGCGATCACTGGCACACGATGACCCGGACCGGCCTCAGCCCTCGGCTTAGCGCCCATATCGCCGAGCCCTCGGTCTATCTGCACTCCTCCGAGATCACGCGCTTCGGGTTGGTCGAAGGCGGTTTCGCCCGCCTCGCCAGCGCCCATGGCAGCGCCGTGCTCAAGGTCATCGCCGATGACGGAGTGTCTCCCGGCGAGCTGTTCGCACCGATCCACTGGTCGGGCGAGACCGCTTCCGACGCGCGGATCGGAGCCCTGACGCAGCCGCTCTGCGATCCCTTCTCCGGGCAGCCAGAAATGAAGGCGACACCCGTCGCGGTCACGCCCGTCACCTATCGCTTCGAAGGCTTCGTCCTCTCGCGGGAGCCATTTGCCATGCCAGCCGGAAGCTGGTGGTCGAGGCTTGCGGTGCAGGGCGGCGAAGGCCGGCTTTTTGCCACCGATGCCTCGGTCGATGCGATCGCAAGCCTGGTGCGCGAGCATTTCGATGCGGACGAGCTGACCGAGCTGATCGACCGCGACGGCGGCAGCTATCGTTGTGCCGTATTGCGGGAAGGCCGCCTCCTGGCCGCTCTCTTCCTTGCTCCTGCGGGCCGTGCGCCGCTCTGGGACACGGTCAAGGCCGTCTTCGCTGATCCGGCGGCGACCGTGGCGAGCCGGCTTGCCCTGCTGGCGGGGCGCAATCCCGGCGGGTCCGATCCCGGGGCGACCGTCTGCGCCTGTTTCGGCGTCGGCCTGAACGCCATCCGCGCCGCCTTCGTGGCCGGTGCCGCGACGGCCGAGGAGATCGGCGTTCAACTCAAGGCAGGAACCAATTGCGGCTCCTGCCTCCCCGAAATCCGCCGCATCGGCGCGCAGGCACGCGTGATCGAAGCGGCATGA
- a CDS encoding CmpA/NrtA family ABC transporter substrate-binding protein, with translation MTHSSKTRARTAAAPQTGASRRDFLNLSGTAALLAAAKMALPSGAFAQGAGPEVKGTRLGYIALTDAAPLIIAKEKGLYAKYGLPDMDIAKQASWGATRDNMALGFKNNGIDGGHILSPKPYLYGTGKVMQNNQPLPMYTLLRLNEDCQGLSVSNEYKDLPVGTDSSALKEAFAKKKASGKEVKAAMTFPGGTHDLWIRYWLAAGGIDPDNDLSTIVVPPAQMVANMKVGTMDCFCVGEPWNEQLVNQNIGFTAATTGEIWFKHPEKVLGMRADFVDQNPKAAMAIMMATMEAQIWCEKMDNKQEMAEIIGRRQWFNVPVPDIIGRIKGDINYGRGKVAKGTNLLMKFWGENGSTSYPWKSLDTWFVTENIRWGKFETNTDIKALVDKTNRSDLWLEAAKGLGVTGTPTGDSRGVETFFDGMTFDPAAPMDYLKALKIKRVV, from the coding sequence ATGACGCACAGCTCCAAGACCCGGGCCAGGACGGCAGCAGCCCCGCAGACAGGCGCAAGCCGCCGCGACTTCCTGAATCTGTCCGGCACGGCCGCCCTGCTCGCCGCTGCGAAGATGGCCCTGCCGTCCGGAGCCTTCGCACAAGGGGCCGGCCCCGAGGTCAAGGGCACCCGCCTCGGCTACATCGCCCTGACCGATGCGGCGCCGCTGATCATCGCCAAGGAGAAGGGCCTCTACGCCAAATACGGCCTGCCCGACATGGACATCGCCAAGCAGGCCTCCTGGGGCGCGACGCGCGACAACATGGCGCTCGGCTTCAAGAACAACGGCATCGACGGCGGCCACATCCTTTCGCCCAAGCCGTATCTCTACGGCACCGGCAAGGTGATGCAGAACAACCAGCCGCTGCCGATGTACACGCTGCTGCGGCTCAATGAGGACTGCCAAGGCCTCTCCGTTTCCAACGAATACAAGGACCTGCCGGTCGGCACCGATTCCTCTGCGTTGAAGGAGGCCTTCGCCAAGAAGAAGGCGTCGGGCAAGGAGGTGAAGGCGGCGATGACCTTCCCGGGCGGCACGCACGACCTCTGGATCCGCTACTGGCTCGCCGCAGGCGGCATCGATCCGGACAACGATCTTTCGACCATCGTGGTGCCACCCGCCCAGATGGTGGCGAACATGAAGGTCGGCACAATGGACTGCTTCTGCGTCGGCGAGCCGTGGAACGAGCAGCTCGTCAATCAGAACATCGGCTTCACTGCCGCGACCACTGGCGAAATCTGGTTCAAGCACCCCGAGAAGGTGCTCGGCATGCGCGCCGACTTCGTCGACCAGAACCCCAAGGCCGCCATGGCAATCATGATGGCGACCATGGAGGCGCAGATCTGGTGCGAGAAGATGGATAACAAGCAGGAAATGGCCGAGATCATCGGCCGCCGCCAATGGTTCAACGTGCCGGTGCCGGACATCATTGGGCGCATCAAGGGCGACATCAACTACGGCCGCGGCAAGGTCGCCAAGGGCACCAACCTGCTGATGAAGTTCTGGGGCGAGAACGGCTCGACCTCCTATCCCTGGAAGAGCCTCGACACCTGGTTCGTCACGGAGAACATCCGTTGGGGCAAATTCGAGACCAACACTGACATCAAGGCGCTGGTCGACAAGACCAATCGCTCGGACCTCTGGCTCGAAGCGGCCAAGGGACTAGGCGTCACCGGCACGCCCACAGGGGACTCCCGCGGCGTCGAGACCTTCTTTGACGGCATGACGTTCGATCCCGCGGCGCCGATGGACTATCTCAAGGCGCTGAAGATCAAGCGGGTGGTCTGA
- a CDS encoding FAD-dependent oxidoreductase — translation MAEPLIIVGNGMAATRLADELSRHALGRYAVAVIGDEPRLAYNRVLLSPLLAGEIAEPEIELKPAAWWQARGVSMFYGKPVTGIDRAAKCVTLADGLVLPYGKLVLATGSRPLMPPVPGLDLPGVASFRDVADVALFRTIAATGARVVVIGGGLLGLEAAYGLARIGGKVTLLHLADRLMERQLDREGAGLLAGEIAARGIDIRLNRTAERFVGKSRVEAVELNDGSVIPADLVVVAIGVRPRVDLAVAAGLDVNRGIDVDDGLASSDPSIFAIGECAEHRGLVYGLVEPAYEQARVLAARLAGVRERYTGSLLATNLKVSGVSVFSAGSVEPGEDDEVLLLRDPAMGVYRKFLLRAGRLAGCVLVGDTSGALFYLGLIRSGQDISAIRADLPFGEGYCIGMAA, via the coding sequence ATGGCCGAGCCCCTGATCATCGTCGGCAACGGCATGGCCGCGACGCGGCTGGCTGACGAGCTCAGCCGGCACGCGCTCGGGCGCTATGCGGTCGCAGTGATCGGGGACGAGCCGCGGCTGGCCTATAATCGGGTGCTGCTCTCGCCGCTGCTGGCGGGCGAGATCGCCGAGCCCGAGATCGAGCTGAAGCCCGCCGCCTGGTGGCAGGCGCGCGGCGTCTCGATGTTCTACGGCAAGCCGGTCACCGGCATCGATCGGGCGGCGAAGTGCGTGACCCTGGCCGACGGTCTCGTCCTGCCTTACGGCAAGCTCGTGCTCGCGACGGGCTCGCGACCGCTGATGCCGCCGGTGCCGGGGCTGGATCTGCCTGGCGTCGCCAGCTTCCGCGATGTCGCCGATGTCGCGCTGTTCCGCACCATTGCCGCGACGGGCGCACGTGTCGTGGTGATCGGCGGCGGGTTGCTCGGACTGGAAGCGGCCTACGGGCTCGCCAGGATCGGCGGCAAGGTCACGCTGCTGCATCTCGCCGACCGGCTGATGGAACGCCAGCTCGATCGCGAGGGCGCCGGCCTGCTCGCCGGCGAGATCGCGGCTCGTGGCATCGACATCCGCCTGAACCGCACGGCTGAGCGCTTCGTCGGCAAGAGCCGTGTCGAGGCGGTCGAGCTGAACGATGGCAGCGTGATCCCGGCCGACCTCGTCGTCGTCGCCATCGGTGTGCGCCCACGCGTCGATCTCGCTGTCGCCGCAGGGCTCGACGTCAATCGCGGCATCGATGTCGATGACGGCCTCGCCAGCAGCGATCCTTCGATCTTCGCCATCGGCGAATGTGCCGAGCATCGCGGGCTGGTCTACGGCCTGGTCGAGCCCGCCTATGAGCAGGCCCGCGTGCTGGCCGCGCGACTTGCCGGTGTGCGGGAACGCTATACCGGTTCGCTGCTGGCGACCAATCTCAAGGTCAGCGGCGTCAGCGTCTTCTCGGCAGGCTCGGTCGAGCCCGGAGAGGACGACGAAGTCCTGTTGCTGCGCGACCCGGCCATGGGGGTCTACCGCAAGTTCCTGCTGCGCGCGGGCAGGCTCGCCGGCTGCGTCCTCGTTGGCGACACCAGTGGCGCGCTGTTCTATCTCGGCCTGATCCGCTCGGGCCAGGACATCAGCGCGATCCGAGCCGACCTGCCCTTCGGCGAGGGCTATTGCATCGGGATGGCTGCGTGA
- a CDS encoding ANTAR domain-containing protein, protein MVPNLRILIVDANQVRAAIIEEGLREAGYQQLVRLSATTGLVAAIETHDPDVVVIDLEDPSRDALADMFLVSRHVRRPITMFVDQSDSASIEAAVEAGVSAYIVDGLKKERMQPILQTCISRFNAFRKLREELDEARSQLEDRKTIDRAKGIVMRLKGLSEDEAYALMRRTAMNEKRKLVDIARSLITAAEMLK, encoded by the coding sequence ATGGTGCCCAATCTGCGGATTCTTATCGTCGACGCGAACCAGGTCAGGGCTGCGATCATCGAGGAAGGCCTGCGGGAGGCGGGCTACCAGCAGCTTGTCCGCCTCTCCGCGACGACCGGCCTCGTCGCCGCCATCGAGACGCATGATCCCGATGTCGTGGTGATCGATCTCGAGGACCCGAGCCGCGATGCCCTGGCCGACATGTTCCTCGTCAGCCGGCACGTCCGCCGGCCGATCACCATGTTCGTCGACCAGTCGGACTCCGCCTCGATCGAGGCCGCTGTCGAGGCCGGCGTCTCCGCCTATATCGTCGACGGGCTGAAGAAGGAGCGGATGCAACCCATCCTGCAGACCTGCATCAGCCGCTTCAACGCGTTCCGCAAGCTGCGTGAAGAGCTCGACGAAGCCCGCTCGCAGCTGGAGGACCGCAAGACGATCGACCGTGCCAAGGGCATCGTCATGCGGCTGAAGGGCCTTTCCGAGGACGAGGCCTACGCGCTGATGCGCCGTACCGCGATGAACGAGAAGCGCAAGCTCGTCGACATCGCCCGCTCCCTCATCACCGCCGCGGAGATGCTGAAATGA
- a CDS encoding CmpA/NrtA family ABC transporter substrate-binding protein, with translation MTTLHLRVGFMPLVDCALVVLARDEGFAEAEGLNLELIREVSWSNLRDKLNVRLFDAAHMLGPAAIAATLGIGGVKAPMAAPLALNRDGAAITLSLRRFEELARLADGDLADTTVSGHALAAMVARRKAAGLPPLTLAAVFGFSTHVYLLGEWLEKGGLRLGEDIRLEIVPPPQTVEALASGRIDGFCAGAPWNSAAVAAGVGAMVHASVDLRRNCHDKVLAWRADDVQKRPAAVSKLGSAVLKASAWACRPENFSRIAHHLSAPDRLALPAELIERILQGELIQGADRPTRLIERFVRFDREALRPDPGDADWVLAGMERAGQVMATPQMRDAARHVFLPASFDSILA, from the coding sequence ATGACGACGCTGCACCTGCGGGTCGGCTTCATGCCGCTGGTCGATTGCGCGCTCGTCGTCCTGGCCAGGGACGAGGGCTTCGCCGAGGCCGAGGGGCTGAATCTCGAGCTGATCCGCGAGGTATCGTGGTCGAATCTGCGGGACAAGCTGAACGTGCGCCTGTTCGATGCCGCCCATATGCTCGGCCCGGCCGCCATCGCCGCGACCCTCGGGATCGGCGGCGTCAAGGCCCCGATGGCAGCGCCGCTGGCGCTCAATCGCGATGGCGCCGCGATCACCCTCTCGCTGCGGCGCTTCGAGGAGCTGGCACGCCTGGCCGATGGAGATCTGGCCGACACGACCGTCTCAGGCCATGCGCTCGCCGCCATGGTCGCGCGCCGCAAGGCGGCCGGCCTGCCGCCGCTGACCCTGGCAGCGGTCTTCGGCTTCTCCACGCATGTCTACCTGCTCGGGGAATGGCTCGAGAAGGGTGGTCTCAGGCTTGGCGAGGACATCCGGTTGGAGATCGTGCCCCCTCCGCAAACCGTCGAAGCGCTCGCCAGCGGGCGAATCGACGGCTTCTGCGCGGGCGCGCCCTGGAATTCGGCGGCGGTGGCGGCCGGAGTCGGCGCGATGGTCCATGCCAGCGTCGACCTCAGGCGCAACTGCCACGACAAGGTCCTGGCCTGGCGCGCCGACGACGTGCAGAAGCGCCCGGCCGCCGTTTCGAAGCTCGGCTCCGCGGTCCTGAAGGCCAGCGCCTGGGCCTGTCGCCCGGAGAATTTCTCGCGGATAGCGCATCACCTGTCCGCACCGGACCGGCTCGCGCTGCCGGCAGAGCTCATCGAGCGTATTCTGCAGGGAGAGCTGATCCAGGGCGCCGACCGGCCGACGCGGCTAATCGAGCGCTTCGTCCGGTTCGACCGGGAGGCCCTGCGTCCCGACCCGGGCGATGCCGACTGGGTTCTTGCCGGCATGGAACGCGCTGGGCAGGTCATGGCGACCCCGCAGATGCGCGACGCCGCACGCCATGTCTTTCTGCCTGCCTCTTTTGACAGCATCTTAGCGTAG
- a CDS encoding NirA family protein, with amino-acid sequence MSDDFTPDQKRYLEGFMSGMQSARTARGLAPLGGAPGSAPAKPDGPDREHAEAQARTVATGGKLVDQEKWKAAEHPFDAYARFRQQAEAGSYPKPEDNFRWRYHGLFYVAPAQNSYMCRLRIPNGILKAWQFAGVADIAESLGGGYSHVTTRANLQIREIVAENAPLLLEGLADLGLTAKGSGADNIRNVTGSATAGIDPLELLDTRPHARAWHHHILNDRSLYGLPRKFNVAFDGAGSIATLEDTNDIGFQAIEVAEGATFEGKAVEPGIWYRLALGGITGHKDLARDTGVIVAPSDAIAVADAIVRVFIANGDRTDRNKSRLKYVLDAWGFDKFLAAVEEKLGRRLVRLDGAFVRPRPAYDRLAHIGVHRQSQAGLNWVGVALPVGKLTAQQMRTIAAISQQCGDGDIRLTVWQNLLISGVPDGKVDDVIANLKATGLSAETSILRAGLIACTGATGCKFAAAHTKEDALAIAAHCEPRITLDQPVNIHLTGCHHSCAQHYIGDLGLIGAKVPVDEEGDTVPGYDLLVGGGYGVDGGMARPFREKVKAEEAPALVEAILRTWQVHRATPDESFVAFARRHDIAALQALVAQTGEAA; translated from the coding sequence ATGAGCGACGATTTCACACCCGACCAGAAGCGCTACCTCGAAGGCTTCATGAGCGGCATGCAGTCGGCCCGAACGGCGCGCGGCCTTGCCCCGCTCGGCGGCGCGCCGGGCAGCGCTCCGGCCAAGCCTGATGGTCCCGACAGGGAACATGCCGAGGCGCAGGCCAGGACGGTCGCCACTGGTGGCAAGCTCGTCGATCAGGAGAAGTGGAAGGCCGCCGAGCATCCTTTCGACGCCTATGCCCGCTTCAGGCAACAGGCTGAGGCCGGCAGCTATCCCAAGCCTGAGGACAACTTCCGCTGGCGCTATCACGGCCTGTTCTATGTGGCGCCGGCGCAGAACAGCTATATGTGCCGGCTGCGCATTCCCAACGGCATCCTCAAGGCCTGGCAGTTTGCCGGGGTCGCCGACATCGCCGAGAGCCTCGGCGGCGGCTACAGCCATGTCACCACCCGCGCCAACCTCCAGATCCGCGAGATCGTCGCCGAAAACGCCCCGCTGCTGCTGGAAGGCCTTGCCGATCTCGGCCTGACGGCGAAAGGCTCCGGCGCCGATAATATCCGCAACGTCACGGGATCGGCGACGGCCGGCATCGACCCGCTCGAGCTGCTAGACACCCGCCCGCATGCCCGCGCCTGGCATCATCACATCCTCAACGACCGCTCGCTCTATGGGCTGCCGCGCAAGTTCAACGTCGCCTTCGACGGCGCCGGCTCGATCGCGACGCTGGAAGACACCAACGATATCGGCTTCCAGGCGATCGAAGTCGCGGAGGGCGCAACCTTCGAGGGCAAAGCTGTCGAGCCCGGCATCTGGTATCGCCTCGCGCTCGGTGGCATCACCGGCCACAAGGATCTCGCCCGCGACACCGGGGTGATCGTTGCACCGTCCGATGCGATTGCGGTCGCCGATGCGATCGTCCGCGTCTTCATCGCCAATGGCGATCGCACCGACCGCAACAAGTCACGGCTCAAATACGTCCTCGATGCCTGGGGCTTCGACAAGTTCCTCGCCGCCGTCGAGGAGAAGCTCGGCCGCCGGCTGGTCCGGCTCGACGGCGCCTTCGTCAGGCCGCGGCCGGCCTATGACCGGCTCGCCCATATCGGCGTGCACAGGCAGTCTCAAGCCGGCTTGAACTGGGTCGGCGTCGCCCTGCCGGTCGGCAAGCTCACCGCCCAGCAGATGCGGACCATCGCAGCCATTTCACAGCAATGCGGCGACGGCGATATCCGCCTGACCGTCTGGCAAAACCTGCTGATCTCCGGCGTGCCGGACGGCAAGGTCGACGACGTCATCGCGAACCTGAAGGCAACCGGCCTCTCCGCCGAAACCTCCATCCTTCGCGCCGGGCTGATCGCCTGCACCGGCGCGACCGGCTGCAAGTTCGCCGCCGCCCATACCAAGGAGGATGCGCTCGCCATCGCCGCTCATTGCGAGCCGCGCATCACGCTGGATCAGCCGGTCAACATCCATCTGACCGGCTGCCACCATTCCTGCGCCCAGCACTATATCGGCGATCTCGGCCTGATCGGCGCCAAGGTGCCGGTCGACGAGGAGGGCGATACGGTGCCGGGCTACGACCTCCTTGTCGGCGGCGGCTATGGCGTCGATGGCGGCATGGCCCGGCCCTTCCGCGAGAAGGTGAAGGCCGAGGAGGCGCCGGCGCTCGTCGAGGCGATCCTGCGCACCTGGCAGGTCCACCGCGCGACGCCCGACGAGAGCTTCGTCGCATTCGCCCGCCGCCACGACATCGCAGCGCTGCAGGCACTCGTCGCGCAAACGGGAGAGGCCGCATGA
- a CDS encoding ABC transporter ATP-binding protein codes for MSYLKIDHVDKRFQRGAATTEVLKDVSLVIDKGEFVSIIGHSGCGKSTLLNIVAGLTPATTGCILLEGKEVNAPGPDRAVVFQNHSLLPWLTVYDNVALAVNKVFGRVKSRAQRHDWIMHNLDLVQMGHARDKRPGEISGGMKQRVGIARGLAMEPKILLLDEPFGALDALTRAHLQDSVMQIHAALGNTMIMITHDVDEAVLLSDRIVMLTNGPSARIGEVLDVRLARPRKRLELVTDRTYIAAREAVLKFLYERHRFVEAA; via the coding sequence ATGAGCTATCTGAAGATCGACCACGTCGACAAACGCTTCCAGCGCGGCGCCGCCACCACGGAAGTGCTCAAGGACGTCAGCCTCGTCATCGACAAGGGCGAGTTCGTCTCGATCATCGGCCATTCCGGCTGCGGCAAGTCGACCCTGCTCAACATCGTCGCCGGGCTCACCCCCGCGACGACCGGCTGCATCCTGCTCGAAGGCAAGGAGGTCAACGCGCCGGGGCCGGATCGTGCCGTGGTCTTCCAGAACCACTCGCTGCTGCCCTGGCTCACCGTCTATGACAATGTCGCGCTCGCTGTGAACAAGGTCTTCGGCAGGGTGAAGAGCCGGGCGCAGCGGCATGACTGGATCATGCACAATCTCGATCTCGTCCAGATGGGCCATGCCAGGGACAAGCGGCCGGGCGAAATCTCCGGCGGCATGAAGCAGCGCGTCGGCATTGCGCGCGGCCTTGCGATGGAACCCAAGATCCTGCTGCTCGACGAGCCTTTCGGCGCGCTCGACGCTTTGACCCGCGCCCACCTGCAGGACTCGGTGATGCAGATCCATGCGGCGCTCGGCAACACCATGATCATGATCACCCACGACGTCGACGAGGCCGTGCTGCTCTCGGACCGGATCGTGATGCTGACCAACGGCCCTTCGGCCCGCATCGGCGAGGTGCTCGACGTGCGCCTCGCCCGCCCGCGCAAGCGGCTGGAGCTGGTCACCGACCGCACCTACATCGCCGCGCGCGAGGCGGTGTTGAAGTTCCTCTACGAGCGCCATCGCTTCGTCGAGGCGGCGTGA
- the ntrB gene encoding nitrate ABC transporter permease: MGQPVLKDAIAGAAIVSLPGKPSEVLPLPAGPSKSIAARLAPLAKGAVVNMVPPLITIALILLFWQIAASGPQSSLPPPTKIWEEAKDLITEPFYWAGSQDIGLGWRILVSLQRVAIGFSLAAIVGVLLGALVGQSIWATRGLDPVFQVLRTVPPLAWLPLSLAAFRDSQPSAIFVIFITAIWPVIINTAVGIRNIPQDYRNVAKVLRLNQIEFFFKVMVPSAAPYIFTGLRIGVGLSWLAIVAAEMLTGGVGIGFFIWDAWNSSRLSDIIVALVYIGVVGFLLDRLVALIGHVVTRGTATN, from the coding sequence ATGGGTCAGCCTGTCTTGAAAGACGCGATCGCGGGCGCGGCGATCGTTTCGCTCCCGGGAAAGCCGTCGGAAGTCCTGCCCTTGCCGGCCGGTCCCTCGAAGTCCATCGCGGCCAGACTCGCGCCCCTGGCGAAGGGCGCGGTCGTCAACATGGTGCCGCCGCTGATCACCATCGCGCTGATCCTGCTGTTCTGGCAGATCGCCGCGTCCGGTCCGCAATCCTCGCTGCCGCCGCCGACCAAGATCTGGGAAGAGGCCAAGGACCTGATCACCGAGCCGTTCTACTGGGCGGGCTCGCAGGATATCGGGCTGGGCTGGCGCATCCTGGTCTCCCTGCAGCGTGTCGCGATCGGCTTCAGCCTGGCGGCGATCGTCGGCGTGCTGCTCGGGGCCCTGGTCGGCCAGTCGATCTGGGCGACGCGTGGGCTCGATCCGGTCTTCCAGGTGCTGCGCACGGTGCCGCCGCTCGCCTGGCTGCCGCTCTCGCTCGCCGCCTTCCGCGACAGCCAGCCCTCGGCGATCTTCGTAATCTTCATCACCGCGATCTGGCCGGTGATCATCAATACGGCCGTCGGCATCCGCAACATCCCGCAGGATTATCGCAACGTCGCCAAGGTGCTGCGGCTGAACCAGATCGAGTTCTTCTTCAAGGTGATGGTGCCCTCTGCGGCGCCCTACATCTTCACCGGCCTCAGGATCGGCGTCGGCCTGTCCTGGCTCGCCATCGTCGCCGCCGAGATGCTGACCGGCGGCGTCGGCATCGGCTTCTTCATCTGGGATGCGTGGAACTCGTCACGCCTCTCCGACATCATCGTGGCACTGGTCTATATCGGCGTGGTCGGCTTTCTGCTCGACCGCCTCGTCGCTCTCATCGGCCATGTCGTCACCCGCGGCACCGCGACCAACTGA